A window of Malaclemys terrapin pileata isolate rMalTer1 chromosome 14, rMalTer1.hap1, whole genome shotgun sequence contains these coding sequences:
- the RHPN2 gene encoding rhophilin-2, translating to MTDTLVPRGCRAARQAEGSYFRKGCNPLAETGRSKLQNQRAALNQQILKAVRLRTGAENLLRATTNNKVREQALLELSFVNSDLQILKEELEGLNISVEVYQNTEETFSIPLIPLGLKETKEGDLTIPLKDFILEHYSEDGSDYEDEIADLMDLRQACRTPSRDESGIEMLMSYFIQLGFVENRFFPPTRHMGILFTWYDSFTGVPVCQQNLLLEKASILFNIGALYTQIGTRCNRQTKPGLENAVDAFQRAAGILNYLKETFTHTPSYDMSPAMLSVLVKMMLAQAQECVFEQISLPGIRNEFFTLVKMAQEVAKVGEVYTLVHTAMNQAPVKANVPYTWSNMAKIKSDHYKALAHYFVATLLSDHQLHPSDDEDKQEKAWSQLHDYMPEGLTSLAILRDKVQRKRLGKAHLRKAIVYHEEALRVCGLCKKLRNIDILQEILSVAHKRSLTKYAQHEQEDDFLSLMEASTVLPKTEHKVEMIVPQFSKVKVKDFFERLGPLPVFSAKQRWTGPRTINFHYQERGLGFTLKGGPPVQVHCLDPECSAALKGLKEGDYIVSINGLDSKWLGVNDVLEKFKSMGENEIEIKVISCQDTMTSVHNKSATYSVGMQKTYSLICLAMEEDKINETKKATPKLSFLSWGTKNRQKAASTLCLPYTVAGSSETKKKLDSRLTVLNIESSLY from the exons GGATGTAACCCCTTGGCTGAGACTGGCCGAAGCAAACTGCAAAATCAAAGAGCTGCTCTAAACCAACAGATCCTGAAAGCAGTAAGGTTGAGAACTGGTGCTGAAAATCTTCTACG AGCAACCACCAACAACAAAGTGCGAGAGCAGGCACTTCTTGAACTGAGTTTTGTAAACTCAGACCTGCAAATCTTAAAGGAGGAATTAGAAGGACTTAATATATCAGTGGAAGTTTATCAGAATACAGA AGAGACTTTTAGCATTCCCCTGATACCACTTGGCCTGAAGGAGACTAAAGAAGGGGACTTAACAATCCCTCTTAAG gacTTTATCCTGGAACATTACAGTGAAGACGGTTCTGATTATGAAGATGAAATAGCTGATCTTATGGATTTGAGACAA GCCTGCCGTACTCCCAGCAGAGATGAATCCGGCATTGAGATGTTGATGAGCTATTTCATTCAACTTGGCTTTGTAGAGAACAGATTTTTTCCACCTACCAGACATATGGGGATTTTATTTACctg GTATGATTCCTTCACAGGTGTCCCTGTCTGTCAGCAGAATTTGTTACTAGAAAAAGCcagtattttatttaatattggaGCCCTCTACACACAGATTGGTACAAGGTGTAATCGGCAGACCAAGCCCGGACTTGAAAATGCTGTTGATGCTTTTCAGAGAGCTGCAG gtaTTTTAAACTACCTAAAGGAAACATTTACTCACACACCAAGTTATGACATGAGCCCGGCCATGCTGAGTGTACTGGTCAAAATGATGCTTGCTCAAGCTCAAGAGTGTGTCTTCGAGCAGATCAGTCTACCTGGAATACGAAATGAATTTTTCACACTAGTGAAGATGGCTCAGGAAGTTGCTAAG gtTGGAGAGGTTTACACGCTTGTTCACACTGCAATGAATCAGGCACCAGTCAAGGCGAACGTCCCTTATACCTGGTCAAATATGgcaaaaataaaatcagaccATTACAAAGCTCTGGCACATTACTTCGTTGCTACTCTACTGAGTGACCACCAGT TGCATCCCAGCGATGATGAAGACAAACAGGAAAAGGCCTGGTCCCAGCTGCATGACTACATGCCAGAAGGATTGACGTCCCTAGCCATTTTAAGAGATAAAGTTCAGCGAAAACGATTAG GGAAAGCACATTTACGGAAAGCCATTGTTTATCATGAAGAAGCACTGAGGGTCTGTGGTTTGTGCAAAAAGCTTCGGAATATTGACATTCTTCAGGAGATTCTGTCAGTTGCTCACAAGCGTTCACTTACTAAGTATGCTCAGCATGAACAGGAAGATGACTTCCTGAGTTTAATGGAAGCTTCCACTGTCCTTC cTAAAACAGAGCATAAAGTAGAAATGATTGTTCCGCAGTTCTCCAAGGTGAAAGTGAAAGACTTCTTTGAGAGGCTG GGCCCATTGCCTGTGTTTTCAGCCAAGCAGAGATGGACAGGCCCACGCACTATTAATTTCCATTATCAAGAAAGGGGATTGGGATTCACTCTTAAAGGAGGCCCACCCGTGCAAGTTCACTGTCTCGATCCAGAGTGTTCTGCAGCA TTAAAGGGTCTGAAAGAAGGGGACTATATTGTTTCAATTAATGGCCTGGATTCCAAATGGCTGGGAGTGAATGACGTCTTGGAAAAGTTCAAAAGCATGGGAGAGAACGAAATTGAGATTAAGGTTATTAGCTGTCAGGATACGATGACTTCTGTG CATAATAAGAGTGCCACTTACTCTGTGGGAATGCAAAAGACATACTCCTTGATCTGCTTAGCCATGGAAGAGGATAAAATCAACGAGACCAAGAAAGCCACTCCAAAACTGTCCTTTCTAAGTTGGGGAACCAAAAATAGGCAGAAGGCTGCAAGCACCCTGTGCCTTCCCTATACTGTAGCTGGAAGTTCTGAGACTAAGAAGAAACTTGATTCTCGCTTGACAGTCTTGAACATTGAAAGTTCATTGTACTGA
- the FAAP24 gene encoding Fanconi anemia core complex-associated protein 24 isoform X2, giving the protein MERVTDSSRITRSCILYISEADLVAGSSFKRRLVRFRNASSLHGIVIVEKTQISDQYFPAVQKFIVLELGMTLLPVANQGEASQLIIQLVHEQSKDHTSNPFLHKKCSQLVEASILRTVQQIPGVGKTKALLLLQQFVSIHQLCNASVQDLELVVGQTIAQQIHAFFTQTK; this is encoded by the exons ATCTTGCATTTTGTATATTTCGGAAGCAGATTTGGTGGCAGGAAGTAGCTTCAAAAGACGTCTTGTTCGATTTAGAAAT GCCAGCAGTCTTCATGGGATTGTGATAGTTGAAAAAACCCAGATAAGTGATCAATACTTTCCGGCAGTGCAGAAGTTTATTGTGCTAGAACTTGGAATGACATTGCTTCCGGTGGCCAATCAGGGAGAAGCATCTCAACTTATTATTCAGCTA GTCCATGAGCAAAGTAAGGATCACACTAGTAACCCCTTTCTTCATAAAAAATGTTCCCAGCTAGTGGAGGCATCAATACTTCGGACAGTCCAGCAGATTCCAGGAGTTGGGAAAACAAAAGCTCTGCTTCTACTACAGCAATTTGTAAGCATCCACCAGCTTTGCAATGCATCTGTCCAGGACCTCGAGCTAGTAGTAGGACAAACAATAGCACAACAAATTCATGCTTTCTTTACACAGACAAAGTGA